The proteins below are encoded in one region of Deinococcus sp. Leaf326:
- a CDS encoding A24 family peptidase has product MSLDVLLVVFAGVFGLLVGSFSNVLIWRLPRGENIAFPPSHCPHCDHALAPKDLVPLFSWLALGGKCRYCHAPIKVRYPVVEALTGLGYAVIAALFPFAVYGAAPLGLMVLFTLLLVGSAIDLDTYTIPDELTLPGVALGLLFALVGVRGTAEALPTFAGAVQGALLGAGLLVAIDLFGSWVLRRFRERQYPDLPIGYQQIALGLLAGAWLGPWGGLAVALVSAGVNAVTRRAVRIPELLTLGGFLVSVALSSGVGPGLLGAVQGGLAGAGAVSLVAGLYWWWAHRARREADAADDGAYDPSAMGFGDVKLAAVIGAFLGWQNLLLAVVVAVFAGAVFGLVQAALKRGNRVKFGPYLALGAVVALVWGQGIIGSYRAMLGL; this is encoded by the coding sequence GTGAGTCTCGACGTTCTTCTCGTGGTGTTCGCTGGCGTGTTCGGCCTGCTGGTGGGGTCGTTCTCGAACGTGCTGATCTGGCGGCTGCCACGCGGCGAGAACATCGCCTTTCCGCCGAGCCACTGCCCCCACTGCGACCATGCCCTGGCGCCCAAAGACCTCGTGCCGCTCTTTTCGTGGCTGGCGCTGGGAGGAAAGTGCCGCTACTGCCACGCGCCCATCAAGGTCCGTTACCCGGTCGTCGAGGCCCTGACGGGACTGGGCTACGCAGTGATCGCGGCGCTGTTTCCGTTCGCGGTGTACGGCGCGGCGCCCCTGGGCCTGATGGTGCTGTTTACCCTGCTGCTGGTCGGCAGCGCGATTGACCTCGACACCTACACCATCCCCGACGAGCTGACTCTGCCAGGGGTGGCGCTGGGACTGCTGTTCGCCCTGGTAGGCGTGCGCGGCACAGCCGAGGCGCTGCCCACCTTCGCCGGAGCAGTGCAGGGCGCGCTGCTGGGGGCGGGGCTGCTCGTCGCCATCGACCTGTTCGGGTCGTGGGTGCTGCGGCGGTTCCGCGAGCGGCAGTACCCCGACCTGCCCATCGGCTACCAGCAGATCGCGCTGGGGCTGCTGGCCGGCGCGTGGCTGGGGCCGTGGGGCGGCCTGGCCGTCGCCCTGGTGTCGGCGGGCGTGAACGCCGTGACCCGGCGGGCCGTGCGGATTCCCGAACTACTCACGCTGGGCGGCTTTCTGGTCAGCGTGGCCCTGAGCAGCGGCGTCGGCCCCGGCCTCCTCGGGGCGGTGCAGGGCGGCCTGGCCGGGGCAGGCGCCGTCTCGCTGGTGGCGGGGCTGTACTGGTGGTGGGCCCACCGCGCCCGGCGTGAGGCCGACGCGGCGGACGACGGCGCCTACGACCCGAGCGCGATGGGCTTCGGGGACGTGAAGCTCGCCGCCGTGATCGGCGCCTTCCTGGGCTGGCAGAACCTGCTGCTGGCGGTGGTGGTGGCCGTGTTCGCGGGCGCCGTGTTCGGACTCGTGCAGGCGGCCCTGAAGCGGGGCAACCGCGTCAAGTTCGGCCCCTACCTCGCTCTGGGCGCCGTGGTCGCGCTGGTGTGGGGCCAGGGCATCATCGGCAGCTACCGGGCGATGCTCGGGCTGTAA
- the msrQ gene encoding protein-methionine-sulfoxide reductase heme-binding subunit MsrQ, which translates to MISSPVSPGPASPRRPTPRAPLGWLVPAVSVGGLLPAAVLVLDALGGALGANPVQRALNQTGQLALALLLLSLVCTPLRKLTGWTWPARVRKALGLLAFFYALLHFCIYLFDHGFVPGLVLADVLERPFITAGFTALLLLVPLALTSTPQSVRRLGFARWTRLHQLVYVAACLGALHYWWGVKKDHTSPLAAALVLAALLAARWLWPAGRSGAGRDRAGRRTGSR; encoded by the coding sequence ATGATCTCTTCGCCCGTCTCTCCGGGGCCGGCCTCCCCGCGCCGGCCCACCCCACGCGCTCCGCTGGGCTGGCTGGTGCCGGCCGTGAGCGTGGGCGGCCTGCTGCCCGCCGCCGTCCTCGTGCTCGACGCTCTGGGCGGGGCGCTGGGAGCCAACCCAGTGCAGCGTGCCCTGAACCAGACCGGACAGCTGGCGCTGGCCCTGCTGCTGCTCTCGCTCGTCTGCACGCCGCTGCGCAAACTGACCGGGTGGACGTGGCCCGCGCGTGTCCGCAAGGCGCTGGGGCTGCTCGCGTTCTTCTACGCCCTGCTGCACTTCTGTATCTACCTGTTCGACCACGGCTTCGTGCCGGGGCTGGTGTTGGCCGACGTGCTGGAGCGGCCCTTTATCACGGCCGGGTTCACGGCGCTGCTGCTGCTCGTTCCGCTGGCCCTGACAAGCACCCCGCAGAGCGTGCGCCGCCTGGGCTTCGCGCGCTGGACCCGGCTGCACCAGCTCGTGTACGTCGCCGCGTGCCTGGGGGCGCTGCACTACTGGTGGGGCGTGAAAAAGGACCACACCTCGCCGTTGGCCGCCGCACTCGTCCTCGCCGCGCTGCTGGCCGCGCGCTGGCTGTGGCCGGCGGGCCGGAGCGGGGCGGGTCGAGACAGGGCCGGTCGCCGCACCGGCTCCCGCTGA
- the folE gene encoding GTP cyclohydrolase I FolE: MPGLNDLTRSWLSAIGEDPAREGLERTPHRVAKAWGHLTSGYGQTLADVVGEGVFASEGSEMVIVKDIEFYSMCEHHMLPFYGRAHVAYIPDGKILGLSKFARIVDLYSRRLQVQERVTTQIADAVQELLAPKGVAVLMEGVHLCMAMRGVQKQNSSTTTSAMRGLFRSDARTRAEFMSAVQGTLRGR, translated from the coding sequence GTGCCGGGCCTGAACGACCTGACGCGCAGCTGGCTCTCGGCCATCGGCGAGGACCCGGCGCGCGAGGGTCTGGAGCGCACGCCGCACCGGGTCGCCAAGGCCTGGGGCCACCTGACCTCCGGCTACGGCCAGACCCTGGCGGACGTGGTGGGCGAGGGCGTCTTTGCGTCCGAGGGCAGCGAGATGGTGATCGTCAAGGACATCGAGTTCTATTCGATGTGCGAGCACCACATGCTGCCCTTCTACGGCCGCGCCCACGTCGCCTACATCCCGGACGGCAAGATCCTGGGCCTGAGCAAGTTCGCCCGCATCGTGGACCTGTACTCGCGCCGCCTGCAGGTGCAGGAGCGCGTAACCACTCAGATCGCCGACGCCGTGCAGGAGTTGCTCGCGCCGAAGGGCGTGGCGGTCCTGATGGAAGGCGTGCACCTGTGTATGGCGATGCGCGGCGTGCAGAAGCAGAATTCCAGCACGACCACCTCGGCCATGCGGGGGCTGTTCCGCAGCGACGCCCGCACCCGCGCCGAATTTATGAGCGCGGTCCAGGGCACCCTGCGCGGGCGCTGA
- a CDS encoding RNase H family protein, with amino-acid sequence MNHAFVDASWQEQPDGQGLGGWGLVLLRPGQLAARYQGQMGAPDNNAAELRAVLEAVRAAPAGEPLTVHTDNQAVIIAVSRGRGPQSLTEASREVHEESSGRGLSLRAKYAPRTGRHMQSAHLLANDARKGQGTAALTLPQTDVLIEQRPVGPETGGPEARVSLRRVGERVTAHVPLDPLSPLPPSAQALLAAVGLARPGEHLTVRRASKIAQAIWHRPERALPSAYPAVALARTQADEQGVQVEFLGVG; translated from the coding sequence TTGAACCACGCTTTCGTAGACGCCAGCTGGCAGGAACAGCCCGACGGCCAGGGTCTGGGCGGCTGGGGGCTGGTGCTGCTGCGCCCCGGCCAGCTCGCCGCACGCTACCAGGGTCAAATGGGGGCCCCCGACAACAACGCCGCCGAGCTGCGCGCCGTGCTCGAAGCCGTGCGCGCGGCCCCAGCCGGCGAACCGCTGACCGTGCACACCGACAACCAGGCGGTGATCATCGCCGTGTCGCGCGGACGCGGCCCCCAGAGTCTGACCGAGGCAAGCCGCGAGGTCCACGAGGAATCGAGCGGCCGGGGCCTGAGCCTGCGCGCCAAGTATGCGCCGCGCACCGGGCGGCACATGCAGAGCGCCCACCTGCTCGCCAACGACGCCCGCAAGGGACAGGGAACGGCGGCCCTGACGCTGCCCCAGACCGACGTTCTCATCGAGCAGCGGCCGGTGGGTCCGGAGACCGGCGGCCCCGAGGCGCGCGTGAGCCTGCGCCGCGTGGGCGAGCGGGTCACGGCGCACGTGCCCCTCGACCCCCTCTCGCCGCTGCCACCCAGTGCTCAGGCCCTGCTGGCCGCCGTGGGGCTGGCCCGCCCCGGCGAGCACCTGACCGTGCGGCGCGCGAGCAAGATCGCCCAGGCGATCTGGCACCGGCCCGAGCGGGCGCTGCCCAGCGCGTACCCGGCCGTGGCGCTGGCCCGCACCCAGGCCGACGAGCAGGGCGTGCAGGTCGAGTTCCTGGGCGTGGGCTGA
- a CDS encoding adenylosuccinate synthase yields MPGIAIIGAQWGDEGKGKITDFLAPEAKYVVRYQGGANAGHTVTAKGQTFKLNLLPSGVLHPGTVSILGDGMVIDPAKFSEERANLLAGGLEPELRISDRAHLVLPHHKYVDGRKDFVGTTGRGIGPAYADRARRVGIRFGDLADDQTLRERVERLLEAKPNSTRDAGWTSVDVAMDALAPTREALVPFVQDTGAQLRAALGAGENVLFEGAQATLLDLNYGTYPFVTSSYPTVGGVLVGAGVNHKAIHKVYGVAKAFNTRVGHGPFVTEVTDDAGVLRLRGDGSKPWDEYGTTTGRPRRVGWLDLELLRYAVDVNGFDGLVINKMDILAGLDTIPVCVGYGSEGQPIYRQMKGWATTDGADSRQTLPREAQAYLDLIEETVNCPVVIFSAGPAREQTYGAVSWT; encoded by the coding sequence ATGCCTGGAATTGCAATTATTGGGGCCCAGTGGGGCGACGAGGGCAAGGGCAAGATCACCGATTTCCTCGCGCCGGAAGCGAAATACGTCGTGCGCTACCAGGGCGGAGCGAACGCTGGACACACGGTCACGGCCAAGGGACAGACCTTCAAGCTGAACCTGCTGCCCAGCGGCGTGCTGCACCCCGGTACGGTGAGCATCCTGGGCGACGGCATGGTCATCGACCCGGCCAAGTTCAGCGAGGAGCGCGCCAACCTCCTCGCGGGTGGCCTGGAGCCGGAGCTGCGCATCAGCGACCGCGCCCACCTCGTGCTGCCGCACCACAAGTACGTGGACGGCCGCAAGGACTTCGTGGGCACGACCGGGCGCGGTATCGGCCCGGCCTACGCCGACCGGGCGCGCCGGGTGGGCATCCGCTTCGGCGACCTCGCCGACGACCAGACCCTGCGCGAACGCGTCGAGCGCCTGCTGGAGGCCAAGCCCAACTCGACCCGCGACGCCGGCTGGACCAGCGTGGACGTGGCGATGGACGCCCTGGCCCCCACCCGCGAGGCGTTGGTGCCCTTCGTGCAGGACACGGGCGCCCAGCTGCGCGCGGCCCTGGGCGCGGGCGAGAACGTGCTGTTCGAGGGCGCGCAGGCCACGCTGCTCGACCTGAACTACGGCACTTACCCCTTCGTCACGAGTTCGTACCCGACCGTGGGCGGCGTCCTGGTCGGCGCGGGCGTGAACCACAAGGCGATCCACAAGGTGTACGGCGTCGCCAAGGCCTTCAACACCCGCGTGGGCCACGGCCCCTTCGTGACCGAGGTGACCGACGACGCCGGCGTGCTGAGGCTGCGCGGTGACGGCTCCAAACCCTGGGACGAGTACGGCACGACGACCGGGCGCCCGCGCCGCGTGGGCTGGCTCGACCTCGAACTGCTGCGCTACGCCGTAGACGTCAACGGCTTCGACGGGCTGGTCATCAACAAGATGGACATCCTGGCGGGCCTGGACACCATTCCGGTGTGCGTGGGCTACGGCAGCGAGGGCCAGCCCATCTACAGGCAGATGAAGGGCTGGGCCACCACCGACGGGGCCGACAGCCGCCAGACCCTGCCCAGGGAAGCGCAGGCCTACCTCGACCTCATCGAGGAGACGGTAAACTGCCCGGTCGTGATCTTCTCGGCCGGCCCGGCGCGCGAGCAGACCTACGGCGCAGTGAGCTGGACCTGA
- the pyrE gene encoding orotate phosphoribosyltransferase: MTESPDQQPAAALTPEPDVLALYRDAGAFHEGRFLLASGRQSPFFLQSTTLLQHPRAMTQLGGAMARQILEAGLRPDFIVGPAMGGVTLAYEVARQLSETLPDVRGLFAEKDGQGGMKLREAFEIRRGETFVAVEDVLTTGGSLLRAVRAVEAYGAECVGLCCIIDRRAETGPLAGYPLMSLKELHFETYAAHEVPAWLAERPLREI, from the coding sequence ATGACCGAGTCGCCCGACCAGCAGCCCGCCGCCGCTCTGACCCCCGAGCCGGACGTGCTCGCCCTGTACCGCGACGCCGGAGCCTTTCATGAGGGCCGCTTTCTGCTCGCGTCGGGCCGGCAGTCGCCGTTTTTCCTCCAGTCCACGACGCTGCTCCAGCACCCCCGCGCCATGACGCAGCTCGGCGGTGCGATGGCCCGGCAGATTTTGGAGGCGGGACTGCGGCCCGACTTTATCGTCGGCCCGGCGATGGGCGGCGTCACGCTGGCCTACGAGGTCGCCCGCCAGCTCTCGGAGACGCTGCCGGACGTGCGGGGTCTCTTTGCCGAAAAGGACGGCCAGGGCGGCATGAAGCTGCGCGAGGCCTTCGAGATCCGCCGGGGCGAGACCTTCGTGGCGGTCGAGGACGTGCTGACCACCGGGGGCAGCCTGCTGCGCGCCGTGCGGGCGGTCGAGGCCTACGGGGCGGAGTGCGTGGGCCTGTGCTGCATCATCGATCGCCGCGCCGAGACGGGGCCGCTGGCCGGCTACCCCCTGATGAGCCTGAAGGAACTGCACTTCGAGACCTACGCCGCCCACGAGGTGCCCGCCTGGCTGGCCGAGCGGCCCCTGCGCGAGATCTGA
- a CDS encoding menaquinone biosynthesis decarboxylase — translation MAFPDLRSFMELLESRGEVLRIDVPVSRDLEITEIADRLVKKGGPAVLFENVVGSDFPLVIGLVGTRERTALSLGVNDLDDLAAKVKALIDLKGSGGVAGLLGNVNKLRDAAHLLPRRVRSAPVQEVVWRGDEVDLDKLPILKCWPLDGGPFVTLPLVITKDPDTGERNIGMYRMQVMDKTTTGMHWQRHKTGTKHLEKARRLGQRLPVAVAIGGDPALIYAATAPLPPIPGLDELALAGYLRGQRYPVVKGVTVDLDVPANAEFILEGYVDPAEDWAVEGPFGDHTGFYTLPDLYPRFHVTAITMRRDPVYPATIVGRPPMEDAYLIEASERLFLPAAQLIIPEITDYHMPPAGVAHNLVVVGIKKGYPGQAYKVANGLFGLGQMMFAKVIVVVDEDVKVTDFVAVWREVALKAVPGRDTLTTRGPTDVLDHSSRGWGYGGKLIIDATTKRPEEIGSAASSRDDQASDVAGADAASGAFTPRAAADLPTFPGMVAQHQTADGYWMVALDKTRSGQARELAAAFAGHPAAAGVRHLLIVDEHTDVENLQDVWWTILNNIDPERDVTQEGGLLAWDGARKLPEEGFVREWPPKITMSPEVVRRVDALWHMYGLPERWR, via the coding sequence ATGGCCTTTCCCGACCTGCGGTCGTTCATGGAGCTGCTCGAAAGTCGCGGTGAAGTGCTGCGCATAGACGTGCCCGTGTCGCGTGACCTCGAAATCACCGAAATCGCCGACCGCCTGGTCAAGAAGGGCGGCCCGGCGGTGCTGTTCGAGAACGTCGTCGGCAGCGACTTTCCGCTCGTCATCGGTCTCGTGGGCACCCGCGAGCGCACTGCCCTAAGCCTGGGCGTGAACGATCTCGACGACCTCGCGGCGAAGGTCAAGGCCCTCATCGACCTCAAGGGGTCGGGCGGGGTTGCGGGGCTGCTGGGCAACGTGAACAAGCTGCGTGACGCAGCGCACCTGCTGCCCCGGCGGGTCCGCTCGGCCCCCGTGCAGGAGGTCGTGTGGCGCGGCGACGAGGTGGACCTGGACAAACTGCCGATTCTGAAGTGCTGGCCCCTGGACGGCGGCCCCTTCGTGACGCTGCCGCTGGTGATCACCAAGGACCCCGACACCGGTGAGCGCAACATCGGCATGTACCGCATGCAGGTCATGGACAAGACGACCACCGGGATGCACTGGCAGCGCCACAAGACCGGCACCAAGCATCTGGAGAAGGCCCGGCGCCTGGGCCAGCGCCTCCCGGTCGCGGTCGCCATCGGCGGCGACCCCGCGCTGATCTACGCGGCGACGGCGCCCCTGCCGCCCATCCCCGGCCTCGACGAGCTGGCGCTGGCGGGCTATCTGCGCGGGCAGCGCTACCCGGTCGTCAAGGGCGTGACGGTGGACCTCGACGTGCCCGCCAACGCCGAGTTCATCCTCGAAGGCTATGTGGACCCGGCCGAGGACTGGGCGGTCGAGGGGCCGTTCGGGGACCACACCGGCTTCTACACGCTGCCTGACCTGTACCCACGCTTTCACGTCACGGCGATCACCATGCGGCGGGACCCGGTGTACCCCGCGACCATCGTGGGCCGCCCGCCGATGGAGGACGCCTACCTCATCGAGGCATCCGAGCGGCTGTTCCTGCCCGCCGCGCAGCTCATCATTCCCGAGATCACCGACTACCACATGCCGCCCGCCGGGGTCGCGCACAACCTCGTGGTGGTGGGCATCAAGAAGGGCTATCCGGGGCAGGCCTACAAGGTTGCCAACGGACTGTTCGGCCTGGGCCAGATGATGTTCGCCAAGGTGATCGTGGTCGTGGACGAGGACGTGAAAGTCACGGACTTCGTTGCCGTGTGGCGCGAAGTCGCCCTGAAGGCCGTGCCGGGCCGCGACACCCTGACCACACGCGGCCCCACCGACGTGCTCGACCACTCCAGCCGGGGCTGGGGCTACGGCGGCAAACTGATCATCGACGCGACGACCAAGCGCCCCGAGGAGATCGGCAGCGCCGCGAGCAGCCGCGACGATCAGGCGAGCGACGTGGCCGGGGCCGACGCGGCTTCCGGGGCCTTCACGCCGCGCGCCGCCGCCGACCTGCCGACCTTCCCCGGCATGGTCGCCCAGCACCAGACCGCAGACGGCTACTGGATGGTGGCCCTCGACAAGACCCGGTCCGGTCAGGCGCGCGAGTTGGCGGCCGCCTTCGCAGGTCATCCGGCGGCGGCGGGTGTGCGCCACCTTTTGATCGTGGACGAGCACACCGACGTGGAAAATCTTCAGGACGTGTGGTGGACCATCCTCAACAACATTGACCCCGAGCGCGACGTGACCCAGGAGGGCGGGCTGCTGGCCTGGGACGGCGCGCGCAAGCTGCCGGAGGAGGGCTTCGTGCGCGAGTGGCCGCCCAAGATCACCATGTCGCCCGAGGTCGTGCGCCGCGTAGACGCGCTGTGGCATATGTATGGGCTGCCCGAACGCTGGCGCTGA
- a CDS encoding transporter substrate-binding domain-containing protein: MKKILTLGLLALASTSLAATTTASTLTKGTLKIGMEGTYPPFTYKDDKGVLTGFDVDIAKAVAAKLGLKAEFVLTEWSGILAGLQANKYDVIVNQVAITPERQKTINFSAPYAYSRPQIIVRKTGGFDPKTLADLKGKRVGSSLGSNYERALKAEGGINIVTYPGAAEILADLATGRIDAAYNDRLLVGYLVKSQNLPIRGAGVSSDSESVAIALKKTNPGLKTAIDKALLQLKADGTYAKISRQWFGQDVSKP, from the coding sequence ATGAAAAAGATCCTGACCCTGGGCCTGCTGGCCCTCGCAAGCACCAGCCTCGCCGCCACCACGACCGCCTCCACCCTGACCAAGGGCACCCTCAAGATCGGCATGGAAGGCACCTACCCGCCCTTTACCTACAAGGACGACAAGGGCGTCCTGACCGGCTTCGACGTGGACATCGCCAAGGCGGTCGCGGCCAAGCTGGGTCTCAAGGCCGAGTTCGTGCTGACCGAGTGGAGCGGCATCCTGGCCGGCCTGCAGGCCAACAAGTACGACGTGATCGTCAACCAGGTGGCCATCACGCCTGAGCGCCAGAAGACCATCAACTTCTCGGCGCCCTATGCCTACAGCCGCCCGCAGATCATCGTGCGCAAGACGGGCGGCTTCGACCCCAAGACGCTGGCCGACCTCAAGGGCAAGCGCGTGGGCAGCAGCCTGGGCAGCAACTACGAGCGGGCGCTCAAGGCCGAGGGCGGTATCAACATCGTGACCTACCCCGGCGCAGCCGAGATTCTGGCCGACCTCGCCACTGGGCGCATCGACGCGGCGTACAACGACCGCCTGCTCGTGGGCTACCTCGTCAAGTCGCAGAACCTGCCCATCCGGGGCGCGGGCGTGAGCAGCGACAGCGAATCGGTCGCCATCGCGCTGAAAAAGACCAACCCCGGCCTCAAGACGGCCATCGACAAGGCGCTGCTGCAGCTCAAGGCCGACGGCACCTACGCCAAGATCAGCCGCCAGTGGTTCGGCCAGGACGTGAGCAAACCCTAA
- a CDS encoding amino acid ABC transporter permease codes for MEQFQLVLQSALSALPTLLQATPTTLGFALAAMLLGLPLGFLVALSRLSRFTALRGVSSVFVSFIRGTPLLVQIFVIYYGLPSLSLVLNPVAGGVIALTLNAAAYLSETIRAAILSIPKGQREAATSLGLSGSQTMRLIVLPQAARVALPSLSNTLIGLVKDTSLVSVITVVELLRSAQLVIARTFEPFGPYLAAALIYWVISSLLELVQRALERRFARGSTT; via the coding sequence ATGGAACAGTTTCAACTCGTGCTGCAAAGCGCCCTGAGCGCCCTGCCGACCCTGCTTCAGGCCACGCCGACCACGCTGGGCTTCGCGCTCGCGGCGATGCTGCTGGGGCTGCCGCTGGGCTTTCTGGTGGCCCTGTCCCGCCTTTCACGCTTCACGGCGCTGCGGGGCGTGAGCAGCGTGTTCGTGTCCTTTATCCGGGGCACGCCGCTGCTCGTGCAGATTTTCGTCATCTATTACGGCCTGCCCAGCCTTAGCCTGGTCCTCAATCCGGTGGCGGGCGGCGTGATCGCCCTGACCCTGAACGCCGCGGCGTATCTCAGCGAGACGATCCGCGCGGCCATCCTGAGCATCCCCAAGGGCCAGCGCGAGGCCGCGACCAGCCTGGGGCTGAGCGGCTCGCAGACCATGCGCCTGATCGTGTTGCCGCAGGCGGCGCGGGTCGCCCTGCCCAGTCTGAGCAACACCCTGATCGGGCTGGTCAAGGACACCTCGCTCGTCTCGGTCATCACGGTGGTCGAGCTGCTGCGCAGTGCCCAGCTGGTCATCGCGCGGACCTTCGAGCCGTTCGGCCCTTATCTCGCCGCCGCACTGATCTACTGGGTCATCAGCAGCCTGCTCGAACTCGTGCAGCGCGCCCTGGAACGCCGGTTCGCGCGGGGCAGCACGACCTGA
- a CDS encoding queuosine precursor transporter produces MTTPNSPAPAGPAPALTPPRYLAAIQGIFAVVLVVSNIASSKLATVHLLSWTPTFDGGTFLFPLTYIFGDVLTEVYGFARSRRVIWFALAMNLFAALILALVAVLPAAPDTDGGPFATVFTFVPRIVLASTAAFFVGEFLNSFVLAKLKLLTGGRWLWTRTIGSTLIGQGADTLVFSLIAFAGLLPADQLWGLIAFNYVYKVALEILLTPVTYGVVGFLKRAEGQDAYDRNVNFNPFRLRG; encoded by the coding sequence ATGACGACCCCGAACAGTCCGGCTCCGGCCGGCCCGGCCCCGGCCCTGACGCCGCCCCGCTACCTCGCCGCCATCCAGGGCATCTTCGCGGTGGTGCTGGTGGTGTCCAACATCGCCTCGAGCAAGCTCGCCACCGTTCACCTGCTCAGCTGGACGCCGACCTTCGACGGCGGCACCTTCCTGTTTCCGCTGACCTACATCTTCGGGGACGTGCTCACCGAGGTCTACGGCTTCGCGCGCTCGCGGCGGGTCATCTGGTTCGCGCTGGCGATGAACCTCTTCGCGGCCCTGATCCTGGCCCTCGTGGCCGTGCTGCCGGCTGCCCCGGACACCGACGGCGGGCCTTTCGCCACGGTCTTCACCTTCGTGCCGCGCATCGTGCTGGCCTCGACTGCCGCCTTCTTCGTGGGCGAATTCCTGAACTCCTTCGTGCTCGCCAAGCTCAAGCTGCTCACGGGGGGCCGGTGGCTGTGGACGCGCACCATCGGCTCGACCCTCATCGGGCAGGGGGCCGACACGCTGGTCTTCAGCCTGATCGCCTTCGCGGGGCTACTGCCTGCCGACCAGCTCTGGGGACTGATCGCCTTCAACTACGTCTACAAGGTCGCGCTGGAGATCCTGCTGACCCCGGTCACCTACGGCGTGGTGGGGTTCCTCAAACGGGCCGAGGGACAGGACGCCTACGACCGGAACGTCAACTTCAATCCGTTCCGGCTGCGAGGCTGA
- the msrP gene encoding protein-methionine-sulfoxide reductase catalytic subunit MsrP produces the protein MPTDPESAPPEQSRPDPTSPATPGAEKTPSRRQFLRSAALFTGTVAALGGGLELLTRRPGAVSSEEAPELARPTRPLGPYDTSEPITPYGQATSYNNFYELGVSKDDPARNASALRVRPWTVEIDGEVEKPVTVDIDTLQSWFPLEDRIYRMRCVEGWSMVMPWLGFPLAALLRRVQPTNEARFVKFTAINAPQDLPGQGQPILDWPYVEGLRLDEAMHPLTFMAMGLDGKVLLPQSGAPLRLAVPWKYGFKSVKSIVRITLTASQPQTTWSIAAPDEYGFYANVNPAVPHPRWSQATERRIGELRRRDTLPFNGYAEEVAGLYKGMDLRRFY, from the coding sequence ATGCCGACCGACCCGGAATCCGCGCCACCCGAGCAGTCCCGCCCAGACCCGACCTCCCCAGCCACGCCCGGCGCGGAGAAGACCCCTTCACGGCGGCAGTTCCTGCGGTCGGCGGCGCTGTTCACCGGCACGGTGGCGGCGCTCGGCGGCGGTCTGGAACTGCTGACCCGCCGCCCCGGCGCCGTGAGCAGCGAGGAAGCTCCCGAACTCGCGCGGCCCACCCGCCCACTGGGCCCCTACGACACCAGCGAGCCGATCACGCCCTATGGTCAGGCGACGAGCTACAACAACTTCTACGAGCTCGGCGTGAGCAAGGACGATCCCGCGCGCAACGCCTCGGCGCTGCGGGTACGGCCCTGGACAGTCGAGATCGACGGCGAGGTGGAGAAACCCGTGACGGTGGATATCGACACCCTCCAGTCGTGGTTTCCGCTCGAAGACCGCATCTACCGGATGCGCTGCGTCGAGGGCTGGTCCATGGTGATGCCGTGGTTGGGCTTTCCGCTGGCCGCGCTGCTGCGCCGGGTGCAGCCCACGAATGAGGCGCGCTTCGTCAAGTTCACGGCGATCAATGCGCCGCAGGACCTGCCGGGGCAGGGGCAGCCCATTCTCGACTGGCCCTACGTCGAGGGTCTGCGGCTTGACGAGGCGATGCACCCGCTGACCTTCATGGCGATGGGGCTGGACGGCAAGGTGCTGCTGCCGCAGAGCGGCGCGCCGCTGCGCTTGGCCGTGCCCTGGAAGTACGGCTTCAAGAGCGTCAAGAGCATCGTGCGCATTACCCTGACCGCCTCGCAGCCGCAGACAACCTGGAGCATCGCCGCGCCCGACGAGTACGGTTTCTACGCCAATGTGAACCCGGCCGTCCCGCACCCGCGCTGGAGCCAGGCGACCGAGCGCCGCATCGGCGAGTTGCGCCGGCGCGACACGCTGCCCTTCAACGGCTACGCCGAGGAGGTCGCGGGACTGTACAAGGGTATGGACCTGCGGCGTTTCTACTGA